One genomic region from Granulimonas faecalis encodes:
- a CDS encoding heavy metal translocating P-type ATPase, whose product MSTATERTARLAIDGMTCASCSSIIERTLGRMDGVESMAVNLAANSGTVTYDPGAVSLDAVLETIDGLGFSAEVVPDESRAAFDEGRRAKEAATERRDLAMFVVSLVLTVVILVISMTPLGMSAAMAASGALWGEASHGRAMELMNVACFVLCIPVQFVCGARYYKGAWGALKARAGNMDTLVAVGTTVAFAYATYLTFGPRATSGVMAPFETSAMLITFVMLGKMLEHRAKGRAGAAVEELMSLTPAVAWVRRGDSLVEVPQGELAVGDVCAVRPGERVPADGRVVSGHSSVDESMLTGEPLSQEKSAGDEVTGGTVNGTGVFEFEVTAAGSDTVLAHIVGLVEAAQGSKPPIQRLADRISAVFVPAVLSVALATFVVWLVVAAVGGTLDAAGFERALMVGVSVVVVACPCALGLATPTAIMVGTGRGAEEGILIKDGQALEGAGSLTCVVFDKTGTLTEGSPQVTEVLCADGTGRGDALALAAGLERGSEHPLARAVLAAAEEEGAAPVAVDGFEAVPGHGVVGAVAGPDGSPVEVGFGNGRLVARLTGSGVPAWAEGSAPGATDMYLVRGGTVVARVRAADEPKPTAAEGVAALEALGLRVMLLSGDGRAAAEGVASLVGIGPDNVVAEVLPGDKAEVVEGLRASGEKVCMVGDGINDTPALATADIGIAMGAGSDAALEVGQVVLMHDDVRDVARAVSLSRATMRKIRQNFAWALGYNCLLIPLACLGIIAPEVSGAAMALSSVSVVSNSLLLKRWRG is encoded by the coding sequence GTGAGCACCGCCACCGAGCGCACCGCCCGTCTCGCCATCGACGGGATGACGTGCGCAAGCTGCTCCTCGATCATCGAGAGGACGTTGGGCCGCATGGACGGGGTCGAGTCCATGGCGGTCAACCTCGCCGCCAACAGCGGCACCGTCACCTACGACCCCGGCGCCGTCTCCCTCGACGCCGTGCTCGAGACCATCGACGGCCTGGGCTTCTCGGCCGAGGTGGTCCCCGATGAGAGCCGCGCCGCCTTCGACGAGGGGCGCCGGGCCAAGGAGGCCGCCACGGAGCGCCGCGACCTCGCCATGTTCGTGGTCTCGCTCGTGCTCACCGTCGTCATCCTGGTCATCTCCATGACGCCGCTGGGCATGTCCGCGGCCATGGCGGCGTCGGGGGCCCTCTGGGGCGAGGCGAGCCACGGCCGGGCCATGGAGCTCATGAACGTGGCGTGCTTCGTGCTGTGCATCCCAGTGCAGTTCGTGTGCGGCGCCCGCTACTACAAGGGGGCCTGGGGCGCCCTCAAGGCCCGGGCCGGCAACATGGACACCCTCGTGGCCGTGGGCACCACCGTGGCCTTCGCCTACGCCACGTATCTCACGTTCGGCCCCCGGGCCACGTCGGGCGTCATGGCCCCGTTCGAGACGAGCGCCATGCTCATCACGTTCGTCATGCTCGGCAAGATGCTCGAGCACCGGGCCAAGGGCCGCGCCGGCGCTGCTGTGGAGGAGCTCATGAGCCTCACGCCGGCCGTGGCGTGGGTGCGCCGCGGCGACTCCCTCGTGGAGGTGCCCCAGGGCGAGCTCGCGGTGGGCGACGTCTGCGCCGTGCGCCCCGGCGAGCGCGTGCCGGCCGACGGCCGCGTGGTCTCGGGCCACTCCTCGGTGGACGAGTCCATGCTCACCGGCGAGCCCCTCTCCCAGGAGAAGTCCGCCGGCGACGAGGTCACCGGCGGTACCGTCAACGGCACCGGCGTCTTCGAGTTCGAGGTCACGGCCGCCGGGTCCGACACCGTGCTGGCCCACATCGTGGGGCTCGTGGAGGCCGCCCAGGGCTCCAAGCCGCCCATCCAGCGCCTGGCCGACCGCATCAGCGCCGTCTTCGTGCCCGCCGTGCTGTCCGTGGCCCTGGCGACCTTCGTCGTGTGGCTCGTCGTGGCGGCCGTGGGAGGCACGCTCGACGCCGCCGGGTTCGAGCGCGCCCTCATGGTCGGCGTGTCCGTGGTCGTCGTGGCGTGCCCCTGCGCCCTGGGCCTCGCCACCCCCACCGCCATCATGGTGGGCACGGGCCGGGGCGCCGAGGAGGGCATCCTCATCAAGGACGGCCAGGCCCTGGAGGGGGCCGGGTCGCTCACGTGCGTGGTCTTCGACAAGACGGGCACCCTCACCGAGGGCTCGCCGCAGGTGACCGAGGTGCTCTGCGCCGACGGCACCGGCCGCGGCGACGCCCTCGCCCTGGCGGCCGGCCTCGAGCGGGGGAGCGAGCACCCGCTGGCCCGCGCCGTGCTCGCGGCCGCCGAGGAGGAGGGGGCGGCCCCCGTGGCGGTGGACGGCTTCGAGGCCGTCCCGGGCCACGGCGTCGTGGGCGCCGTGGCGGGCCCGGACGGCTCGCCGGTCGAGGTGGGCTTCGGCAACGGGCGCCTCGTGGCGCGTCTCACCGGCTCCGGCGTCCCCGCGTGGGCCGAGGGCTCGGCGCCGGGCGCCACCGACATGTACCTCGTGCGCGGCGGCACTGTGGTCGCCCGCGTGCGCGCCGCCGACGAGCCCAAGCCCACGGCCGCCGAGGGTGTGGCCGCCCTGGAGGCCCTGGGCCTCCGGGTCATGCTCCTTTCGGGCGACGGCCGCGCCGCCGCCGAGGGCGTGGCCTCCCTCGTGGGCATCGGGCCGGACAACGTGGTCGCCGAGGTGCTTCCCGGCGACAAGGCCGAGGTCGTCGAGGGGCTCCGGGCCTCCGGCGAGAAGGTCTGCATGGTGGGCGACGGCATCAACGACACGCCGGCCCTCGCCACGGCCGACATCGGCATCGCCATGGGCGCCGGCTCCGACGCTGCCCTCGAGGTGGGCCAGGTGGTCCTCATGCACGACGACGTGCGCGACGTCGCCCGGGCCGTCTCGCTCTCCCGCGCCACGATGCGCAAGATCCGCCAGAACTTCGCGTGGGCCCTGGGCTACAACTGCCTGCTCATCCCGCTGGCGTGCCTGGGCATCATCGCCCCGGAGGTCTCCGGCGCGGCCATGGCGCTCTCGAGCGTGTCGGTGGTGTCCAACTCGCTGCTGCTGAAGCGCTGGCGCGGCTGA
- a CDS encoding winged helix-turn-helix domain-containing protein produces MRELSHSLDISVLLSTPDTFDQAISSGHDFDLVLLDLAGLSSETINKVDAYVAGNSGIPRLFSVDEEQLPSLRMPVQGRSDLILATASEAEFEVRLALLLWPGEETVPSDFVTIDNMTINLATYQVTIDGEPVDLTLMEYSLLSFLATHPSRAYSREALLHRVWGFEYCGGTRTVDVHIRRVRSKVGPQVASHIVTVRGVGYLFKL; encoded by the coding sequence ATGCGGGAGCTCTCCCATTCCCTCGACATCTCGGTGCTCCTGTCGACGCCCGACACCTTCGACCAGGCAATCTCGTCAGGACACGACTTCGACCTCGTCCTGCTCGACCTCGCGGGCCTCTCGTCCGAGACCATCAACAAGGTAGACGCCTATGTGGCGGGCAACTCCGGCATCCCCCGGCTCTTCTCCGTGGACGAAGAGCAACTCCCCTCCCTCCGGATGCCGGTGCAGGGCCGCTCCGACCTCATCCTGGCCACCGCGTCGGAGGCAGAGTTCGAGGTCCGTCTGGCCCTCCTGCTCTGGCCCGGCGAGGAGACCGTGCCGTCTGACTTCGTCACCATCGACAACATGACCATCAACCTGGCCACCTATCAGGTCACCATCGACGGCGAGCCCGTGGACCTCACCCTCATGGAGTACTCGCTGCTCTCGTTCCTGGCCACCCACCCGTCCCGCGCCTACTCGCGCGAGGCCCTGCTCCACCGCGTCTGGGGCTTCGAGTACTGTGGCGGCACCCGCACGGTGGACGTGCACATCCGCCGCGTACGCTCCAAGGTGGGTCCCCAGGTGGCCTCGCACATCGTCACGGTGCGCGGTGTGGGCTACCTCTTCAAGCTCTGA
- a CDS encoding ABC transporter permease subunit (The N-terminal region of this protein, as described by TIGR01726, is a three transmembrane segment that identifies a subfamily of ABC transporter permease subunits, which specificities that include histidine, arginine, glutamine, glutamate, L-cystine (sic), the opines (in Agrobacterium) octopine and nopaline, etc.): MKHTADRQGRHVARAFCAALAAALCLTAVAPATAEAVTVNKATAKPNEDGGSGVIGGIDTRLTWEATVDEGESVDAVTLTLPQDGSFDGSTSRVTVLEGLKRKDVQADAKVDGTSLTLDFSEPVGAGDLLRVEVTNMRFPPEGGDVQVTGTATVDGQETDLAPSPVIAVIANTPLQALVNWLDEQPWVAAWNSNQFLGMFFKPQLLVTSFASLFPGWLVCLAIVVVAYPFAILLGLLFAFMKMAKHRVVRAVAVTYINILRGTPLFLQIYIMFFGLPMIGVNIDNNVLGVIVMAVNSSAYLAEIFRAGIESIPKGQYEAAESLGMNARQTMVSVILPQTVRRVLPTVTSDFITGYKDTSLLSSVGVMELMMFSKNLTTVTGNITPYIAAAIYYLIVTLPLIRIVSKVEQHLARSESGQGPRPKGPAKAEGIEGRDAETVDPDPAAEAVAEESRKAFGAARLKPRPAVPATARARMGAAPREEAQDA; this comes from the coding sequence ATGAAGCACACGGCAGATCGGCAGGGGCGCCACGTCGCGCGCGCCTTCTGTGCCGCCCTCGCCGCGGCCCTCTGCCTCACGGCCGTGGCGCCCGCCACGGCCGAGGCCGTCACCGTCAACAAGGCGACGGCCAAGCCCAACGAGGACGGCGGCTCCGGCGTCATCGGCGGCATCGACACGCGACTCACCTGGGAGGCCACCGTCGACGAGGGCGAGAGCGTGGATGCCGTGACGCTGACACTGCCCCAGGACGGTTCCTTCGACGGCTCCACCTCCCGCGTCACCGTGCTCGAGGGCCTCAAGCGCAAGGACGTGCAGGCCGACGCCAAGGTCGACGGCACGAGTCTCACCCTCGACTTCTCCGAGCCCGTGGGCGCCGGCGACCTCCTCCGCGTGGAGGTCACCAACATGCGGTTCCCGCCCGAGGGTGGCGACGTGCAGGTGACCGGCACCGCCACCGTCGACGGCCAGGAGACCGACCTCGCGCCGTCGCCGGTCATCGCGGTCATCGCCAACACGCCGCTGCAGGCGCTCGTCAACTGGCTCGACGAGCAGCCTTGGGTGGCGGCGTGGAACTCCAACCAGTTCCTCGGCATGTTCTTCAAGCCGCAGCTGCTCGTGACGTCGTTCGCCTCGCTGTTTCCCGGCTGGCTCGTCTGTCTGGCCATCGTCGTGGTGGCCTACCCGTTCGCCATCCTGCTCGGCCTGCTCTTCGCGTTCATGAAGATGGCCAAGCACCGCGTCGTGCGCGCCGTGGCCGTCACCTATATCAACATCCTGCGCGGCACGCCGCTCTTCCTGCAGATCTATATCATGTTCTTCGGCCTGCCCATGATCGGCGTCAACATCGACAACAACGTGCTGGGCGTCATCGTCATGGCCGTGAACTCGAGCGCCTACCTGGCCGAGATCTTCCGCGCCGGCATCGAGTCCATCCCCAAGGGGCAGTACGAGGCCGCCGAGTCCCTCGGCATGAACGCCCGGCAGACCATGGTCTCGGTCATCCTGCCCCAGACCGTGCGCCGCGTGCTCCCCACGGTCACGAGCGACTTCATCACGGGCTACAAGGACACCTCGCTGCTGTCCTCGGTGGGCGTCATGGAGCTCATGATGTTCTCCAAGAACCTCACCACGGTCACCGGCAACATCACGCCCTACATCGCCGCGGCCATCTACTACCTCATCGTCACCCTGCCGCTCATCCGCATCGTCTCCAAGGTCGAGCAGCACCTCGCCCGCAGCGAGTCCGGCCAGGGGCCGCGCCCCAAGGGCCCGGCCAAGGCCGAGGGCATCGAGGGACGCGACGCCGAGACCGTCGACCCCGACCCGGCGGCCGAGGCGGTCGCCGAGGAGAGCCGCAAGGCCTTCGGCGCTGCACGACTCAAGCCGCGCCCGGCCGTGCCCGCCACCGCCCGTGCCCGCATGGGCGCCGCGCCCCGAGAGGAGGCCCAGGATGCCTAA
- the ligA gene encoding NAD-dependent DNA ligase LigA: MDKPSLDEARDRAQALRAKLDYHAYRYYALDDPEISDAEFDRLLGELQDIEARHPELVVPESYTQRVGGYVSPQFASVAHAQRMYSIDDAMTIEELDRWLARTDEALGATPERPVAYTCELKIDGLGVAATYRDGRFVRAATRGDGSVGEDVTLNVRTIGDVPARLADAGLAGLPHGGAGEAVEVRGEVYMAKSAFARLNEERDLAGKPVFANPRNAAAGSLRQKDPRVTASRDLATFIYAVADPAMVQVSTQAQFLDWLRSCGFSVNPHAERCESAAAVHEYCAQALANRNGLDYDIDGVVVKVDSFAQQQALGFTSRAPRWAIAFKFPPEEKETVLREIRVQVGRTGFLTPVAEFDPVTVAGSTIARATLHNMDEVRRRNVRVGDTIVVHKAGDVIPAVVGPVLSKRPADSVPFEMPATCPSCGSPVVHEEGEVAYRCISIDCPAQSLERLEHWQSRKAMDIDGMGPEMIGRLVDAGLLRDVADIYSLTVGQVAALPTGRTYRTRAKGHDVGDPIPTGRRTAEKLVAQIEASKSRPLSRVLFGLGIVHVGSSVADALATAFPSVELLRAATEEELAQVDGVGPVVASSVAEFFSIPENLEVLARLGAAGVTMADEPPTAPERPQTLAGLTFVLTGSLQGMTRDEAGAALKALGAKVSGSVSKRTSYVVAGEAAGSKLAKAESLGVPVLDQAALERVLETGEPPAPADPA, encoded by the coding sequence ATGGACAAGCCCTCTCTCGACGAGGCGCGCGACCGCGCCCAGGCGCTGCGCGCCAAGCTCGACTACCATGCCTACCGCTACTACGCCCTCGACGACCCCGAGATCTCCGACGCCGAGTTCGACCGCCTGCTCGGTGAGCTCCAGGACATCGAGGCGCGCCACCCCGAGCTCGTGGTGCCCGAGAGCTACACCCAGCGGGTGGGCGGCTACGTGAGCCCGCAGTTCGCGTCGGTCGCCCACGCCCAGCGCATGTACTCCATCGACGACGCCATGACCATCGAGGAGCTCGACCGCTGGCTCGCCCGCACCGACGAGGCCCTGGGCGCCACGCCGGAGAGACCCGTGGCCTACACCTGCGAGCTCAAGATCGACGGCCTCGGCGTGGCCGCCACCTACCGCGACGGCCGGTTCGTGCGCGCCGCCACCCGCGGCGACGGCTCGGTGGGCGAGGACGTCACCCTCAACGTGCGCACCATCGGCGACGTCCCCGCCCGCTTGGCCGACGCCGGCCTCGCCGGGCTGCCCCACGGCGGCGCCGGGGAGGCCGTGGAGGTGCGCGGCGAGGTCTACATGGCCAAGAGCGCCTTCGCCCGCCTCAACGAGGAGCGCGACCTCGCCGGCAAGCCCGTCTTCGCCAACCCGCGCAACGCCGCCGCCGGGTCGCTGCGCCAGAAGGACCCCCGCGTCACGGCGTCGCGCGACCTCGCCACGTTCATCTACGCCGTGGCCGACCCCGCCATGGTGCAGGTGAGCACCCAGGCCCAGTTCCTCGACTGGCTCCGCTCCTGCGGCTTCTCCGTCAACCCCCACGCCGAGCGCTGCGAGAGCGCGGCGGCCGTGCACGAGTACTGCGCCCAGGCCCTGGCCAACCGCAACGGCCTCGACTACGACATCGACGGCGTGGTGGTGAAGGTGGACTCCTTCGCCCAGCAGCAGGCCCTCGGCTTCACCTCCCGTGCCCCGCGCTGGGCCATCGCGTTCAAGTTCCCGCCAGAGGAGAAGGAGACGGTCCTCCGCGAGATCCGCGTGCAGGTGGGCCGCACGGGCTTCCTCACCCCCGTGGCAGAGTTCGACCCGGTGACCGTGGCCGGCTCCACCATCGCCCGGGCCACGCTCCACAACATGGACGAGGTGCGCCGCCGCAACGTGCGCGTGGGTGACACCATCGTGGTCCACAAGGCCGGCGACGTCATCCCCGCCGTCGTGGGGCCGGTCCTCTCCAAGCGCCCGGCCGACTCCGTGCCCTTCGAGATGCCCGCCACCTGCCCCTCCTGCGGCAGCCCCGTGGTGCACGAGGAGGGCGAGGTGGCCTACCGCTGCATCTCCATCGACTGCCCCGCGCAGTCCCTGGAGCGCCTCGAGCACTGGCAGTCGCGCAAGGCCATGGACATCGACGGCATGGGCCCCGAGATGATCGGCCGCCTCGTGGACGCCGGCCTCCTGCGCGACGTCGCGGACATCTACTCCCTCACGGTGGGGCAGGTGGCCGCCCTGCCCACGGGCCGCACCTACAGGACGCGCGCCAAGGGCCACGACGTGGGCGACCCCATCCCCACGGGCCGGCGCACCGCCGAGAAGCTCGTGGCCCAGATCGAGGCCTCCAAGTCCCGCCCGCTCTCCCGGGTGCTGTTCGGCCTGGGCATCGTGCACGTGGGCTCCTCGGTGGCCGACGCGCTCGCGACCGCCTTCCCCTCCGTCGAGCTGCTGCGCGCCGCCACCGAGGAGGAGCTCGCCCAGGTGGACGGCGTGGGCCCGGTCGTCGCCTCCAGCGTGGCCGAGTTCTTCTCCATCCCCGAGAACCTCGAGGTGCTCGCCCGCCTCGGTGCGGCAGGCGTCACCATGGCCGACGAACCCCCCACGGCCCCGGAGCGCCCCCAGACCCTGGCAGGCCTCACCTTCGTGCTCACGGGCAGCCTGCAGGGCATGACGCGCGACGAGGCCGGCGCCGCCCTCAAGGCCCTCGGCGCCAAGGTGTCGGGCAGCGTCTCCAAGCGCACGAGCTACGTTGTGGCCGGTGAGGCCGCTGGCTCCAAACTCGCCAAGGCCGAGTCGCTCGGCGTGCCGGTGCTCGACCAGGCCGCCTTGGAGCGCGTCCTCGAGACGGGTGAGCCCCCGGCGCCCGCCGACCCCGCGTGA
- a CDS encoding S1C family serine protease, with product MSTDDTRIPEPDDARRPHHASPGPETDPSLEPEPLHRRPAGAPENPFEAVPARVEGPDERRSAVAGLPEVDTPDVTAVHPTRVMASPAAPAPGTADDAAGGPVPPVPPAGADAPAPGDAPAPRRQGHPFLAGLLGGILACTVAFLVFLAATGRIGGTVASTGTSDSAAGPTVNVTAAPQDATTAEVVAAKCLPSVASINVSSSEGEGVGSGVVYDTDGNILTNFHVVDGAQSITVNLGGKSYEGTVVGSDESSDLAVVHVDLGGDAVTPMERGDSSKLVVGEWVMAIGSPFGLDQSVSSGIVSSLYRSTILEGSSGNTIYTNLIQTDTAINPGNSGGALVDSEGRLVGINSIIESASGSSSGVGFAIPVNYAVDVADAIIAGRQVEHAYLGANVRTVTPQAAVRNRLAVNQGAYVASVTEGGPAAQAGLQEGDIITKLGDEDITSADGLILAVRSHAVGDKVAVTYYRGSEESTVDIQLGSDAQSQSAAQDQRRQSAWDEGDPSQGGSSRDGDARGSGPLGDLFGGLGIG from the coding sequence GTGAGCACAGACGACACCCGCATCCCTGAGCCCGACGACGCCCGTCGCCCGCACCACGCGTCCCCGGGCCCCGAGACCGACCCGTCCCTGGAGCCCGAGCCCCTCCACCGCCGCCCCGCAGGCGCCCCCGAGAACCCCTTCGAGGCCGTCCCCGCGCGGGTCGAGGGCCCCGACGAGCGCCGCTCCGCCGTCGCCGGCCTCCCCGAGGTGGACACCCCCGACGTCACCGCCGTGCACCCCACGCGCGTGATGGCATCCCCGGCCGCGCCCGCCCCCGGGACCGCGGACGATGCCGCCGGCGGCCCCGTGCCCCCCGTCCCGCCCGCGGGTGCCGACGCCCCGGCCCCCGGCGACGCCCCGGCGCCCCGCCGCCAGGGCCACCCGTTCCTGGCCGGCCTTCTCGGCGGCATCCTGGCCTGCACCGTCGCCTTCCTCGTGTTCCTCGCCGCGACGGGCCGCATCGGCGGCACGGTCGCCTCCACCGGCACCAGCGACTCCGCGGCCGGCCCCACCGTCAACGTCACCGCCGCCCCCCAGGACGCCACTACCGCCGAGGTCGTGGCCGCCAAGTGCCTCCCCTCCGTGGCCTCCATCAACGTGAGCTCCAGCGAGGGCGAGGGCGTGGGCTCCGGCGTGGTCTACGACACCGACGGCAACATCCTCACCAACTTCCACGTGGTCGACGGCGCCCAGTCCATCACCGTCAACCTCGGCGGCAAGAGCTACGAGGGCACCGTGGTGGGCTCCGACGAGTCCAGCGACCTCGCCGTGGTGCACGTGGACCTCGGCGGCGACGCCGTCACGCCCATGGAGCGCGGAGACTCCTCCAAGCTCGTGGTGGGCGAGTGGGTCATGGCGATCGGCAGCCCCTTCGGGCTCGACCAGTCGGTCTCCTCGGGCATCGTGAGCTCGCTCTACCGCTCCACCATCCTCGAGGGCTCCTCTGGCAACACCATCTACACCAACCTCATCCAGACCGACACCGCCATCAACCCCGGCAACTCCGGCGGTGCCCTCGTGGACTCCGAGGGCAGGCTCGTGGGCATCAACTCCATCATCGAGAGCGCCTCTGGCTCCAGCTCCGGCGTGGGCTTCGCCATCCCGGTCAACTACGCGGTGGACGTCGCCGACGCCATCATCGCCGGGCGGCAGGTGGAGCACGCCTACCTTGGCGCCAACGTGCGGACCGTCACGCCCCAGGCCGCCGTCCGCAACCGCCTCGCCGTCAACCAGGGCGCCTACGTGGCGTCCGTGACCGAGGGCGGCCCTGCGGCTCAGGCCGGACTGCAGGAGGGCGACATCATCACCAAGCTCGGCGACGAGGACATCACCTCCGCCGACGGACTCATCCTCGCCGTGCGCAGCCATGCCGTGGGCGACAAGGTCGCCGTCACCTACTACCGCGGCTCCGAGGAGTCCACGGTCGACATCCAGCTTGGCAGCGACGCCCAGAGCCAGTCCGCCGCCCAGGACCAGCGCCGGCAGTCGGCCTGGGACGAGGGCGACCCCTCCCAGGGCGGCTCCTCCCGGGACGGCGACGCCCGGGGCTCCGGCCCGCTCGGCGACCTGTTCGGCGGCCTCGGCATCGGCTGA
- a CDS encoding SemiSWEET family transporter — translation MADNDTRTAAPVDDAHRVRIVKVLGRIASVLSVLMYVSYIPQIANNLAGNYGSPLQPLVAMVNCVFWTAYGLLEKPRDMPIVVANVPGIVLGCITFLTALH, via the coding sequence ATGGCAGACAACGACACCCGCACCGCAGCCCCCGTCGACGACGCGCACCGCGTCCGCATCGTCAAGGTCCTCGGCCGCATAGCCTCGGTCCTCTCGGTGCTCATGTACGTCTCGTACATCCCGCAGATCGCCAACAACCTGGCCGGCAACTACGGCTCGCCGCTGCAGCCCCTCGTGGCCATGGTCAACTGCGTGTTCTGGACCGCCTACGGCCTGCTCGAGAAGCCCCGCGACATGCCCATCGTGGTGGCCAACGTCCCCGGCATCGTGCTCGGCTGCATCACCTTCCTTACCGCGCTCCACTAG
- a CDS encoding transposase: MGYPSMGASIFMDVPFFFAPLCHIGAVRSRRGYRVPTAGRAARPAGGPGGGPMPRGPRRPSASDLYHVVARGNGRQIVFEDDGDRTLFMALLRRELTRQGGELLAWCLMDNHVHLLLSVPFDCLSDTVREVCGAYAESFNRRHGRVGSLFQGRFGSEPVESETHLLDVVRYIHRNPVKAGMTEGCSYPWSSYDAILDSFYGGEPGPVAHLFDSDEEYVRFHRYVDVSPHMGLECRGGRFSEEDAREVAEGVLDVAPHEVGALPRAKRDDRIARMRAVGLSVRQIERLTGVGRGIISRVKYAK, encoded by the coding sequence ATGGGATATCCGTCCATGGGGGCATCCATCTTTATGGATGTCCCCTTCTTTTTCGCCCCTTTATGCCATATCGGGGCCGTTCGATCTCGCAGGGGTTACCGTGTCCCCACGGCGGGCCGTGCCGCGCGGCCTGCAGGGGGACCGGGGGGTGGGCCGATGCCGAGAGGGCCGAGAAGGCCGTCCGCTTCCGACCTGTATCACGTGGTGGCCCGCGGGAACGGTCGGCAGATTGTCTTCGAGGACGACGGGGACCGCACGCTCTTTATGGCGCTTCTGCGACGGGAGCTGACCAGGCAGGGAGGCGAGCTCCTCGCCTGGTGCCTCATGGACAACCACGTGCACCTCCTGCTGTCCGTTCCTTTCGACTGCCTGAGCGATACGGTCCGCGAGGTGTGCGGTGCGTATGCCGAGTCTTTCAACAGGCGCCACGGGAGGGTGGGGAGCCTGTTCCAGGGCAGGTTCGGCAGCGAACCGGTCGAGAGCGAGACGCACCTCCTCGATGTCGTTCGCTACATCCACCGCAACCCGGTCAAGGCCGGTATGACCGAGGGCTGCTCCTACCCTTGGAGCAGCTACGACGCCATCCTTGACAGTTTCTATGGCGGCGAGCCCGGGCCCGTGGCGCATCTGTTCGACAGCGACGAGGAGTACGTGCGGTTCCACCGGTACGTGGACGTCTCGCCGCACATGGGTCTCGAGTGCCGGGGCGGCCGTTTCTCGGAGGAGGATGCCCGAGAGGTCGCCGAGGGGGTACTCGACGTCGCGCCGCACGAGGTCGGGGCGTTGCCGCGGGCCAAGCGCGACGACCGTATCGCCCGCATGCGTGCGGTGGGGCTCTCCGTACGTCAGATAGAGCGGCTCACGGGCGTGGGCCGTGGAATAATATCAAGAGTAAAATATGCGAAGTGA
- a CDS encoding amino acid ABC transporter ATP-binding protein, with product MPKSHRKAVGEHPVLDADTAARLAYEHDRTLSTHAFAEGEHPAVRIEHLNKAFDDNVVLRDVNLTVWPGEVVVVLGPSGSGKSTMLRCINRLETPTAGHILFNDEEITGSSKVRLCEMRKHLGMVFQNFNLFPHLSAKENVMIGQVKALGRTKEEAEAEAVRQLGAVGLADRVDFMPAQLSGGQQQRVAIARAVAMHPDVLLFDEPTSALDPELVRGVLDVMRDLAENSGMTMIVVTHEMGFARDVADRVVFMEDGLVVEEGLPGDVFDHPKSERTAAFLGNIEGA from the coding sequence ATGCCTAAGTCCCACAGGAAGGCCGTCGGGGAGCACCCCGTCCTCGACGCCGACACCGCGGCGAGGCTCGCCTACGAGCACGACCGCACCCTGTCCACCCACGCCTTTGCCGAGGGCGAGCACCCGGCGGTGCGCATCGAGCACCTCAACAAGGCGTTCGACGACAATGTGGTGCTCCGCGACGTCAACCTCACGGTGTGGCCCGGCGAGGTCGTCGTGGTGCTGGGTCCGTCGGGTTCGGGCAAGTCCACCATGCTGCGCTGCATCAACCGGCTCGAGACCCCCACGGCGGGTCACATCCTCTTCAACGACGAGGAGATCACGGGCAGCTCCAAGGTGCGCCTGTGCGAGATGCGCAAGCACCTGGGCATGGTGTTCCAGAACTTCAACCTCTTCCCGCACCTCTCCGCCAAGGAGAACGTCATGATCGGCCAGGTGAAGGCCCTCGGGCGCACCAAGGAGGAGGCCGAGGCCGAGGCGGTGCGGCAGCTTGGGGCCGTCGGCTTGGCCGACCGCGTGGACTTCATGCCCGCCCAGCTCTCCGGCGGTCAGCAGCAGCGCGTGGCCATCGCTCGCGCCGTGGCCATGCACCCCGACGTCCTGCTCTTCGACGAGCCCACGAGCGCCCTCGACCCCGAGCTCGTGCGCGGCGTCCTCGACGTCATGCGTGACCTTGCCGAGAACTCCGGTATGACCATGATCGTGGTCACCCACGAGATGGGCTTCGCCCGCGACGTGGCCGACCGCGTGGTCTTCATGGAGGACGGCCTCGTGGTGGAGGAGGGCCTGCCCGGCGACGTGTTCGACCATCCCAAAAGCGAGCGCACGGCGGCGTTCCTCGGAAACATCGAGGGGGCCTGA